From a single Raphanus sativus cultivar WK10039 unplaced genomic scaffold, ASM80110v3 Scaffold5730, whole genome shotgun sequence genomic region:
- the LOC130507781 gene encoding uncharacterized protein LOC130507781, with protein sequence MSESVDFQSVQSEISSSSNYNVVRCNCNREANVVRAWTPKNPGRRFYGCSGFGARDKKKACNFFRWYDLEKPHGWQHLDLLEARDIIQEQKDEIADLRTKVSSLTHSSELEDKLKKKGEECEALKREVVMLREKSSVIRNVVVSSVGFGVFVGGIMVMSKW encoded by the coding sequence atgtCTGAGAGTGTCGATTTCCAGAGTGTCCAAAGTGAGATTTCGTCGTCGTCGAACTACAATGTTGTTCGTTGCAATTGTAACCGCGAAGCTAATGTTGTTAGGGCTTGGACTCCCAAAAACCCAGGTCGCAGGTTCTATGGTTGCAGTGGTTTTGGAGCTAGGGATAAGAAGAAGGCTTGTAACTTCTTCCGTTGGTACGATCTGGAGAAACCACACGGCTGGCAACATCTTGATTTGCTGGAGGCTAGAGACATAATTCAGGAGCAGAAAGATGAGATAGCAGATCTGAGGACCAAGGTAAGTTCACTAACTCATTCAAGTGAACTAGAAGATAAattgaagaagaaaggtgaagAATGTGAAGCACTGAAAAGGGAAGTGGTCATGCTACGTGAGAAGAGTTCTGTGATTCGCAATGTTGTTGTTTCATCTGTTGGATTTGGTGTCTTTGTTGGTGGGATAATGGTGATGTCGAAGTGGTGA